In Triticum aestivum cultivar Chinese Spring chromosome 5B, IWGSC CS RefSeq v2.1, whole genome shotgun sequence, the following proteins share a genomic window:
- the LOC123116439 gene encoding uncharacterized protein: MEAAAAGFATGARGAAAARPFGLDLQAAAGGVRRRRRAIPMPAAGPRGGHLPLATARSAISAAHGGLGSAGVVTGLDPALEISSRAVGLGPARSASMIQARPNGHLACGRRVSHLPLRGFRPGGTHRSAAAVGFGGAPRWLVAAAAAAGGGGSGSFGRTFAGVPLHIQAVYSPSRAQAVDKGAPSDDKGEEKLSPIDEFNEVHPRLSAGCKLVAMGMCVVFCYISAKGDPRATLLVTTLKDAGEVSKFLADVLVLLKKLFFPGSGPKR, from the exons ATGGAGGCTGCCGCAGCCGGATTCGCAACCGGCGCACGGGGCGCAGCCGCGGCGCGTCCCTTCGGCCTCGACCTccaggcggcggccggaggagtGCGACGACGCCGCCGGGCCATCCCCATGCCCGCAGCGGGGCCCCGCGGCGGCCACCTCCCGCTCGCCACGGCACGCTCCGCCATCTCCGCGGCGCACGGAG GGCTGGGATCCGCCGGCGTTGTGACGGGGCTGGATCCTGCTTTGGAGATCAGTTCTCGCGCTGTGGGACTAGGCCCCGCTCGGTCTGCTTCCATGATCCAGGCAAGACCAAACGGGCACCTTGCGTGCGGCCGCCGGGTTTCCCACCTCCCGCTCCGAG GGTTTCGTCCCGGTGGCACCCATCGCTCAGCAGCGGCGGTCGGATTCGGAGGTGCGCCCAGgtggttggtggcggcggcggcggctgcaggagGTGGCGGATCCGGTAGCTTCGGCCGTACTTTTGCAGGCGTGCCGCTGCACATCCAGGCGGTGTATTCACCATCGCGAGCTCAAGCCGTTGACAAGGGAGCGCCCTCCGATGACAAGGGAGAGGAGAAGCTGAGTCCTATTGATGAGTTCAACGAAGTCCACCCAAGACTGAGCGCCGGATGCAAGCTGGTAGCCATGGGCATGTGCGTGGTCTTCTGCTACATCTCTGCTAAGGGTGATCCCCGAGCTACACTGCTGGTAACTACACTCAAGGATGCTGGTGAAGTCTCCAAGTTCCTGGCGGACGTTTTGGTTCTTCTGAAGAAGCTGTTCTTCCCTGGGTCAGGGCCCAAGAG GTGA